Genomic DNA from Mycobacteroides chelonae CCUG 47445:
CGTTGGATCAGCGCGGCCAACAAGGCACCCTCGGACACCGTGAGCTGTTCAACGGGCTTGTCGAAGTAGGCCTTCGACGCCGCCGAGATGCCATAGGCGCCACGTCCGAAATAGATGATGTTGAGGTAGGCCTCCAGCACCTGATCCTTGGACCAGGACTGCGACATCTTCGTGGAGATGACGATCTCTTTGGCCTTACGGGTCAGACCGCCGAGGCCGGCGCGCTGCGCACCCACCATCGCGTTCTTCACGTACTGCTGGGTGATCGTGGAACCACCCTGGGTATCGCCGCCGAACATGTTGTTCTTGACCGCGCGCAGCAGACCCGAGAAGGAGAAGCCCGGGTTGCCGTAGAAATCGCGATCCTCGGCGGCCATCACCGCCGCGCGCACGTGCTGGGGCACCTGGTCGATCTTGATGTCGACCCGGTTTCCGTCCGGTGGAACAACTTTGGCCAGTTCGGTGGTGCCGTCGCTGGCCAAGATGGTGGACACCTGACTGGTACGGATATCGCCCGGCTTCGGGATGTCTACCACCGAATACGCCAGTGCGAACGTCGCCAGCGGGATGACGATGGCCAACAGCACCAGGGCAATCATCACGCGACGGAAGATTTTCCAGCCGTTGCTCTTTCGCCTACGGCGACGCTGTGGCGGACGCGACGAACCACCCGGCCTGCTGGATGGGGGCGGCGGCTCATGTCCATTGCCCTCGTCATCACGTTCCAGCGCGGCGCGAGCCGCGGCCACGGCGTCCTCATCGCGCCGGTACAGCGGCAGATCCTCGACGGGGTCGAGGATCGACGTCGGCCGATCGTCCATGCTGGGGGTGCGCGGTGAATCCGAGCCGCCGGAAGCTACCGGATTCTGTCCGCCAACCACGCCGCCCTCACCCTGTGGCCTATTCACTGGCCGTCCGGGCACGAGTTGTTCGCTGACGTGGGGTGGTCCCCTTCGGCGCCGGGAGGGCGCCCATGACATACGACTTCACCAAATGATTCCAACTGCAGGTCCGGCATACCTCGACAACGTGCACGGCGAACTCCGAGTACCGCGTGGCCAGCAGCACCAGTTCCTCGGCCGTACGGGCCGAGCCGGATACCGCGCCCAGATGCTCGCCGAAAACCCACGACACCAGCGTCAGTTGCTCCTTGCGACAGATCGGGCAGACCACCGCACTCGATTTGCCGTGGAACTTGGCCGCACGGAGCAGATACGGGTTCGCGTCGCAGACTTCGGCCACGCCGGTACGCCCGGAATAGACCTCAGCCAGCAGGGATCGCCGCTTGAGCGCGTAATCCACCACCTGTCTCTGCAATCGCACGGTAACCAGAGTACGTCCGATTACGCGCTGGCCGAGCCCGGGCCACACAGACAGCACGTACTTTGCGAAGCCGATCTCTGTCCGCGTTCCGCTCGTTACGATGGGGCGGCTGTCAGGAAGAGGGGGACATATGACATTCCGTCGACTATCACCGGTGCTCGGCGGCTTTGCGGCCTTGGCCGTCATCGCATCCGTAGCCATCGACCCTCCCGCGGCAACCGCCGCCCCACCGGTTGGCACCGGAAAGATTGTCGGAACGGCAGTCCTGAAAGTGATCGGCAGCGGGACGGCGACCGTGACCTGGAAAGAGAACGGCGGCGCGGCCCACGTCGAGAAGGATGCCGCGCTGCCCTGGGAGCACACCATCGACGTCGTCGAGGAAGCGAACTCCGAAGTCCGGGCCAGCGGGGCCGGTGCCACCGGCTGCACGATCACCATGGGCGACATGCTGGTGTCGTTCAAGAGCGAGCCGAACCCGGTCTGCGAGTTCGCGTACTGGGGCTGACGCACCCGGGCCCCGAGGGACCGAGTCGCTCTACGATTCCTCGCATGGCGACCCGTGCCAAGGATTCCGACCGAGACGTCACGTGCAAGGCGCTCGACGCCGCCTTCGGCGACGGCCAGCTCTCCTCGGAGGAACACCGTCAGCGGATCGCCGTCGCCACCCGTGCACAGACTCTCGGCGAGCTCAACGGCGTGGTCTCCGATCTGCAAATCGCCGCCCTCCCGGCCCAGGTACCCATTCCCCCGCCGCAGCGGCGCCGCTGGCCGGCCATCGTCGTCACCGCTGTCGTTGCCGCCGCCCTCGGCGCCGGGGTGAGTGCCTATGTCACGCGGCCGGTGCCGCCGGACCCGGGGGCAGCCGCCGACGGCATCGCTCCCGTCATGATCGCCCCGACGAAGTTGTTCTCCGTCCCGGGACTGTCCGGCCTGCTGGACCAGATGCGCGCAAAGTTCGGCGACACCGTCGGCATCGAACTGACGGTCCGCTCCAACAACGCGGCGCTGGTCCGCATCGAATCCACCGATCCGAACCTGCCCATCACGTACCCGTATCAGGGCGGGTTTCGTGATGGCGGCGCGATGCCCGGTACCTGGCGCAACGTTCGGATCGGAGACCTCAGCCGATTCGATCCGGTCAAAATCATCGGGGTTCTTCGTGGAGCACCCGACACCCTGAATGTGCCCGGCGCCGGCGAGGGCGGCACCGTCATGGTGATCAAGCCCAACGACGAGGGCGTCGACATCACCATCACCGTCTCGGAGCGGGACCGGACAGGGCGAATGGTCGTCGCGGGTAACGGCGAGCCCAAAGAGGTCGTGCCCGCATCCTGACCATCAAGATCGCTCTACGATTCCTCGCATGGCGACAGGCACCCGGGCCAAGGACAGCGACCGCAACGACACCTGCAAGCTGCTCGACGACGCGCTGAGTGACGGACAGCTGTCCATGGAGGAGCACCGCGAACGCGTTGCCTCGGCCACGACCGCCTCGACGCTGGGACAGCTCAGCTCGCTGGTCTCGGATCTGCAGAACGCCAAAGCGGCCGCCCACATGCCGGTGCTGAAGGGTCCGCATCGCCCCTGGTGGCGACGGTGGTACGCGCCCGCCGGTGTGGCCGCCGCCCTGGTCCTCCTTGGTGTCCTCATCGGGTGGGGCGCCTACGGAAACACCAGCTCCCCGTTGGACTTCACCGCAGATCCCGGCGCGAAACCGGACGGGGTGGCACCCATCGTGCTGACCCCGCCACGCCAACTGATGTCACTCGGAGGTTTGACGGGACTGTTTGAGCAGATGCGCCAAAAATTCGGTGACACCACCGGATATGAGCTGAACATCTACGGGGAGTACGCCCTACTCACCCGACCCGATCCCGGCGAACCGCGCCGCACGCTGCGGTACCGCTACGAGGGCGGCTGGGACCATCCCGACGACTCGTCGGGCAGCCACGCCGACCGCACGGTTGACCTCGCGAAGTTCGACGTCAAGACCATCATCGGCATCATGCGCGGCGCGCCCGAGACCCTCGGTATCAAAC
This window encodes:
- a CDS encoding DUF5318 family protein — its product is MRLQRQVVDYALKRRSLLAEVYSGRTGVAEVCDANPYLLRAAKFHGKSSAVVCPICRKEQLTLVSWVFGEHLGAVSGSARTAEELVLLATRYSEFAVHVVEVCRTCSWNHLVKSYVMGALPAPKGTTPRQRTTRARTASE
- a CDS encoding DUF1707 SHOCT-like domain-containing protein is translated as MATGTRAKDSDRNDTCKLLDDALSDGQLSMEEHRERVASATTASTLGQLSSLVSDLQNAKAAAHMPVLKGPHRPWWRRWYAPAGVAAALVLLGVLIGWGAYGNTSSPLDFTADPGAKPDGVAPIVLTPPRQLMSLGGLTGLFEQMRQKFGDTTGYELNIYGEYALLTRPDPGEPRRTLRYRYEGGWDHPDDSSGSHADRTVDLAKFDVKTIIGIMRGAPETLGIKPSEVKNTYLFIKPSEDKTAPPDTVQIDISISGEFQNGSIYVNPDGTPIRTMYPSGN
- a CDS encoding DUF1707 SHOCT-like domain-containing protein produces the protein MATRAKDSDRDVTCKALDAAFGDGQLSSEEHRQRIAVATRAQTLGELNGVVSDLQIAALPAQVPIPPPQRRRWPAIVVTAVVAAALGAGVSAYVTRPVPPDPGAAADGIAPVMIAPTKLFSVPGLSGLLDQMRAKFGDTVGIELTVRSNNAALVRIESTDPNLPITYPYQGGFRDGGAMPGTWRNVRIGDLSRFDPVKIIGVLRGAPDTLNVPGAGEGGTVMVIKPNDEGVDITITVSERDRTGRMVVAGNGEPKEVVPAS